A genomic stretch from Streptomyces venezuelae ATCC 10712 includes:
- a CDS encoding AfsR/SARP family transcriptional regulator, translating to MEFRLLGSVALVTEDGDVALGPAKRSTLLAMLLLRPNSAVNVQQLIDALWEEEPPTHAKTVLQGHVSRLRALLAEHGSEAYGVELATQGSAYVLRMPESLVDAHRFEELVSLAGVQRQPADAVRMLREALSYWQGPALTGTVHSRPLEAAAGGLEELRLTSVEALAEAYGALGEHARAAAVLRTEAVAHPLRESLAAALMLALGRSGRQSDAIDWYHRTRRLLAEELGVDPGETLSEAYATLLRSAGPVTVPRSAAPAADPAAAPAAVPVPEGLPRAPRGFTGRGAEIAALDRAARGGDGPVCLVTGPAGVGKTAFAVHWAYERRADFPDGRLFADLRGFSDTSPPETAAVLREFLLALGVQPQRVPETVEARGALFRSLTAGRRLLVLLDNARSSEQVRPLLPGGDHCATLVTSRDRLSGLIASDAARPVPLGHLPPADSAALLATVLGRTRVAAEPAAAARIAGLCDGLPLALRVTAARLAERPQWTLDAMVGELADEQGRLTLLDVEDRGVSAALHLTVQQLPESAARLFRAIGLHTGSDLDRFAAGALAGTSPTQASVDLDRLAAAHLLTEAVPGRWTPHDLVRLYARHLAEGADPEGLRRLVDHYLFTGLAADAAAEPGSQPCYSLPADVRRPAATREFEDRTAALDWYVAERAALEGAVTAAASLGLHDRAWRLSLVQWPLMLMRIGDGWTPLLEAGLASAEHVGDLDAQSRVRALLGWILHEEGRDAEALVHLEKAPGLAARAGDTISEAIAYVNHAAVLDAVGEHERAGLLMLHAVSLADRTGHPSTQVLTLQHLAGHCMEAGDYEAALAHTLRAGELVAPDAVVVQAQLQIVKGEALAGIGRHAEAADQLERAIVASEAAGFAEGSARAAARLSRLSADR from the coding sequence GTGGAGTTCCGGCTGCTCGGCTCCGTTGCGCTGGTGACGGAGGACGGGGACGTAGCCCTGGGGCCCGCCAAACGGTCCACCCTCCTGGCCATGCTCCTGCTCCGGCCCAACAGCGCCGTGAACGTCCAGCAGCTGATCGACGCGCTGTGGGAGGAGGAGCCGCCCACCCACGCCAAGACCGTGCTGCAGGGGCATGTGTCGCGGCTGCGGGCGCTGCTCGCCGAGCACGGCTCGGAGGCGTACGGGGTCGAGCTGGCCACGCAGGGTTCGGCGTACGTGCTGCGGATGCCGGAGTCCCTGGTGGACGCGCACCGCTTCGAGGAGCTCGTGTCGCTCGCCGGGGTCCAGCGGCAGCCCGCGGACGCGGTGCGGATGCTGCGGGAGGCCCTGTCGTACTGGCAGGGGCCCGCGCTCACCGGCACCGTCCACAGCAGGCCCCTGGAGGCGGCCGCCGGCGGTCTCGAAGAGCTGCGGCTCACCTCGGTGGAGGCGCTGGCGGAGGCGTACGGGGCGCTCGGCGAGCATGCGAGGGCCGCCGCCGTGCTCCGTACCGAGGCCGTCGCGCACCCCCTGCGGGAGTCCCTCGCGGCGGCGTTGATGCTGGCCCTGGGCCGTTCGGGCCGTCAGTCGGACGCGATCGACTGGTACCACCGCACCCGGCGGCTGCTCGCCGAGGAGCTGGGCGTCGACCCGGGGGAGACGCTCAGCGAGGCGTACGCGACGCTGCTCCGCTCCGCGGGGCCCGTGACCGTGCCCCGCTCCGCCGCCCCGGCCGCCGACCCCGCCGCCGCGCCCGCCGCCGTTCCGGTGCCGGAGGGGCTGCCGAGGGCGCCGCGCGGGTTCACCGGGCGCGGCGCCGAGATCGCCGCTCTGGACCGGGCCGCACGGGGCGGTGACGGGCCGGTCTGTCTCGTCACCGGGCCCGCCGGGGTGGGCAAGACGGCCTTCGCCGTGCACTGGGCGTACGAGCGCCGCGCCGACTTCCCCGACGGCCGGCTCTTCGCCGATCTGCGGGGCTTCAGCGACACCTCGCCGCCCGAGACCGCCGCCGTCCTGCGCGAGTTCCTCCTCGCGCTCGGCGTGCAGCCGCAGCGCGTTCCGGAGACCGTCGAGGCCAGGGGGGCGCTGTTCCGTTCCCTCACCGCCGGCCGCCGGCTGCTCGTCCTCCTCGACAACGCCCGCTCGTCCGAGCAGGTCAGGCCGCTGCTGCCCGGCGGCGACCACTGCGCGACCCTGGTCACCAGCCGGGACCGGCTCAGCGGCCTCATCGCCTCCGACGCGGCCCGGCCGGTGCCGCTCGGGCACCTTCCGCCGGCCGATTCGGCGGCCCTGCTCGCCACCGTCCTCGGCCGGACGCGGGTCGCCGCCGAACCCGCGGCCGCCGCCCGCATCGCCGGTCTCTGCGACGGTCTGCCGCTCGCGCTGCGGGTGACGGCGGCCCGCCTCGCGGAACGCCCGCAGTGGACGCTCGACGCGATGGTCGGCGAACTCGCCGACGAGCAGGGCAGGCTGACGCTGCTCGACGTCGAGGACCGTGGCGTGTCCGCCGCGCTGCACCTCACGGTGCAGCAGCTGCCCGAGTCCGCCGCCCGGCTGTTCCGCGCGATCGGCCTGCACACCGGCTCCGACCTGGACCGGTTCGCGGCGGGCGCGCTCGCCGGGACGTCCCCGACCCAGGCCTCCGTCGACCTTGACCGGCTCGCCGCCGCGCATCTGCTCACCGAGGCGGTGCCCGGCCGCTGGACGCCGCACGACCTGGTGCGCCTCTACGCCCGCCATCTCGCCGAGGGGGCCGACCCGGAGGGGCTGCGGCGGCTCGTCGACCACTACTTGTTCACGGGGCTCGCGGCCGACGCCGCCGCCGAACCGGGCTCCCAGCCCTGCTACTCGCTGCCCGCCGACGTCCGCCGCCCCGCCGCGACCCGCGAGTTCGAGGACCGTACGGCGGCCCTCGACTGGTACGTGGCCGAGCGCGCGGCCCTGGAGGGCGCGGTCACCGCCGCGGCCTCCCTCGGCCTGCACGACCGGGCCTGGCGGCTGTCGCTGGTGCAGTGGCCGCTGATGCTCATGCGGATCGGGGACGGCTGGACGCCGCTCCTGGAGGCCGGACTCGCCTCGGCGGAGCACGTCGGCGACCTCGACGCGCAGTCGCGGGTGCGGGCGCTGCTCGGCTGGATCCTGCACGAGGAGGGCCGGGACGCCGAGGCGCTCGTCCACCTGGAGAAGGCGCCCGGTCTCGCCGCGCGGGCGGGCGACACGATCAGCGAGGCCATCGCGTACGTCAACCACGCGGCCGTCCTGGACGCCGTCGGGGAGCACGAGCGGGCCGGGCTGCTCATGCTCCACGCGGTCTCGCTCGCCGACCGCACGGGCCATCCGTCCACCCAGGTGCTGACCCTCCAGCACCTCGCGGGGCACTGCATGGAGGCGGGGGACTACGAGGCCGCGCTCGCGCACACCCTTCGCGCCGGGGAACTCGTCGCACCCGACGCGGTCGTCGTCCAGGCCCAGCTGCAGATCGTGAAGGGCGAGGCGCTGGCCGGAATCGGCCGCCATGCGGAAGCCGCTGACCAGCTGGAACGCGCGATCGTGGCGTCGGAAGCGGCCGGTTTCGCCGAGGGTTCCGCGCGGGCGGCGGCCCGGCTCTCACGCCTGTCAGCGGATCGTTAG
- a CDS encoding DUF4232 domain-containing protein has protein sequence MRTHKSTVLAAAALTVLSLGLTACGGGDDASGAKDAGSASSSQQAATSGNGAAAGGTADQTATQNGSGSTGGSTSTGGSTTTGGSGTKASTAGATSGSTGGTKAGSTGSTGGSGTKASAPACAYGDIKVTAAKADEVPTEHIVLTATNTSGRACTLLKYPLIAFGDIQTAKDVPAVSKSKPAAPIVVQPGAPAYANVRISSGGVHEDNKVVNSFNVNLFAPQGPAEGSIVVKAPAGGLAVDDAVAKTGYWTYELRNGADEF, from the coding sequence ATGCGTACCCACAAGTCGACCGTCCTGGCCGCCGCCGCCCTCACCGTCCTCTCGCTCGGACTGACCGCCTGCGGCGGCGGTGACGACGCCTCCGGCGCCAAGGACGCGGGCAGCGCGAGCTCCTCGCAGCAGGCCGCGACGTCCGGCAACGGCGCCGCCGCCGGCGGCACCGCCGACCAGACCGCCACGCAGAACGGCTCGGGTTCCACCGGCGGCTCCACGAGCACCGGCGGCTCGACGACCACCGGCGGCAGCGGCACCAAGGCCTCCACGGCCGGCGCCACGTCCGGTTCCACCGGCGGCACCAAGGCCGGCTCCACCGGCTCCACCGGCGGCAGCGGTACGAAGGCCTCCGCGCCCGCCTGCGCCTACGGCGACATCAAGGTGACGGCGGCGAAGGCGGACGAGGTCCCGACCGAGCACATCGTCCTCACCGCCACCAACACCTCCGGCCGCGCCTGCACGCTGCTCAAGTACCCGCTGATCGCGTTCGGCGACATCCAGACCGCCAAGGACGTCCCGGCCGTCTCGAAGAGCAAGCCGGCCGCGCCGATCGTGGTGCAGCCCGGCGCGCCCGCGTACGCCAACGTGCGCATCTCGTCCGGTGGCGTCCACGAGGACAACAAGGTCGTGAACAGCTTCAACGTGAACCTCTTCGCCCCGCAGGGCCCGGCCGAGGGCAGCATCGTCGTCAAGGCCCCGGCGGGCGGCCTGGCCGTCGACGACGCCGTCGCGAAGACGGGTTACTGGACGTACGAGCTCCGCAACGGCGCCGACGAGTTCTGA
- a CDS encoding DUF6000 family protein: MTSDEQARSSGGDRVVTGVAAHSAGAVGRVVLRDPREGDHPHVVERYVTVRDEGRPRYMELKGGRYLRPDQPPRHRFARLVIEDAAAITDAELDALLAYEWRSRFTAAWLIGVDRRASFRDRIGELLLAGEVCFAGAGYAFALARLGTRADAELLAAYLDRYLPRTELRYDQAPVLGALLRLDAGLGTSYAERFTAPGGLWDEWVDALPHLHGDPYWTPEAQRHWTDLRCDFADGWTWR, translated from the coding sequence ATGACGAGCGACGAGCAGGCCCGGAGCAGCGGGGGCGACCGTGTCGTCACCGGCGTGGCGGCCCACTCGGCGGGCGCCGTGGGGCGGGTCGTCCTGCGCGATCCGCGCGAGGGCGACCACCCCCACGTCGTCGAGCGGTACGTGACCGTGCGGGACGAGGGCCGGCCCCGCTACATGGAGCTCAAGGGCGGCCGGTACCTCCGGCCCGACCAGCCGCCGCGCCACCGCTTCGCCCGCCTCGTCATCGAGGACGCGGCGGCGATCACCGACGCGGAACTGGACGCGCTGCTCGCCTACGAGTGGCGGTCGCGGTTCACGGCCGCCTGGCTGATCGGGGTGGACCGCCGGGCGTCCTTCCGGGACCGGATCGGCGAGCTCCTCCTGGCCGGCGAGGTCTGCTTCGCCGGCGCGGGCTACGCCTTCGCCCTCGCCCGCCTCGGCACCCGCGCGGACGCCGAACTCCTCGCCGCCTACCTGGACCGGTACCTGCCCCGTACGGAACTCCGTTACGACCAGGCCCCGGTCCTCGGCGCCCTGCTCCGGCTCGACGCCGGACTCGGCACCTCGTACGCCGAGCGCTTCACGGCGCCCGGCGGCCTCTGGGACGAGTGGGTCGACGCGCTGCCCCACCTCCACGGCGACCCGTACTGGACCCCGGAGGCCCAGCGCCACTGGACGGACCTCCGGTGCGACTTCGCGGACGGCTGGACCTGGCGCTGA
- a CDS encoding pyridoxal-phosphate dependent enzyme has translation MLIFMTVYVCPRCRAQSPTDALTWCCPHCRGPWDLEFASEPVSLASLASRRNSLWRYEEALPPMPYAAEVTLGEGRTPLVPLAEDAEGSVSAKLDFLMPTLSFKDRGAVMLAAHALRLARAGRLRRIVADSSGNAGTAVAAYGARAGLDTLVYVPEGTSPKKLAQIRAHGAQVVEVPGDREATARAARAAADEPGTFYASHVYNPYFLHGTKTYVYELWEELGGRLPDTIVVPVGNGTLLLGAALALDELHRHGLTDNRPTLVAVQAEAVSPLAAAFHAGADELGAPAPARPTLAEGIAIPAPPRAHQILRAVRATGGTFLTVPEDRIRAAQRDLARRGLFVESTGVACWAAVQAAAPRPGLTVVPLCGAGAKTGLAP, from the coding sequence ATGCTGATCTTCATGACCGTCTACGTGTGCCCCCGCTGCCGGGCCCAGTCGCCCACGGACGCGCTCACCTGGTGTTGTCCCCACTGCCGTGGCCCCTGGGACCTGGAGTTCGCGAGTGAACCGGTTTCCCTCGCGTCACTCGCGTCACGGCGAAATTCATTGTGGCGTTACGAGGAGGCGCTGCCGCCGATGCCGTACGCGGCGGAGGTGACGCTCGGAGAGGGCCGCACGCCCCTCGTCCCCCTGGCGGAAGACGCCGAGGGATCGGTTTCCGCCAAACTCGACTTCCTCATGCCGACCCTGTCCTTCAAGGACCGCGGCGCCGTCATGCTCGCCGCCCACGCCCTCCGCCTCGCCCGGGCCGGCCGCCTCCGCCGGATCGTCGCCGACAGCAGCGGCAACGCGGGCACCGCCGTCGCCGCGTACGGCGCGCGGGCCGGACTCGACACCCTCGTCTACGTCCCCGAGGGCACCTCCCCCAAGAAGCTGGCACAGATCCGGGCCCACGGCGCCCAGGTCGTCGAAGTGCCAGGAGACCGCGAGGCCACGGCCCGCGCCGCCCGCGCGGCCGCCGACGAACCCGGCACCTTCTACGCCTCGCACGTGTACAACCCGTACTTCCTGCACGGCACCAAGACCTACGTCTACGAGCTCTGGGAGGAACTCGGCGGCCGCCTCCCCGACACGATCGTCGTCCCGGTCGGCAACGGCACCCTGCTCCTCGGCGCCGCCCTCGCCCTCGACGAACTGCACCGCCACGGGCTCACCGACAACCGGCCCACGCTCGTCGCGGTCCAGGCCGAAGCCGTCTCCCCGCTGGCCGCCGCCTTCCACGCCGGCGCCGACGAACTGGGCGCCCCCGCCCCCGCCCGCCCCACCCTCGCCGAGGGCATCGCCATCCCGGCCCCGCCCCGCGCCCACCAGATCCTCCGGGCCGTACGGGCCACCGGCGGCACGTTCCTGACGGTGCCGGAGGACCGGATCCGGGCCGCCCAACGGGACCTCGCCCGACGCGGCCTCTTCGTCGAATCCACCGGCGTGGCCTGCTGGGCGGCGGTCCAGGCGGCCGCACCGCGCCCCGGCCTCACGGTGGTGCCCCTGTGCGGGGCGGGGGCGAAGACGGGCCTGGCCCCCTGA
- a CDS encoding S8 family peptidase, protein MSVMRGSRRRTATAAAVAVAALTLGSLSTLPAAAAPAAPEGVIGNAGAEGTIAGSYIVTLDESAQAETAKGRAVAAKFGAKIKRTYTSAVNGYAVELSEAQAKKLAADPAVTSVVQNRVFHVDGTQPSPPSWGLDRIDQKALPLNQSYTYPDTAGQGVTAYIIDTGVRITHSDFGGRASYGYDAIDNDNTAQDGHGHGTHVAGTVAGTSYGVAKKAKIVGVRVLDNSGSGTTEQVVAGIDWVTRNAVKPAVANMSLGGGVDTVLDAAVRNSIASGVTYAVAAGNDSSNASNYSPARVTEAITVGSTTNTDARSSFSNYGTVLDIFAPGSSITSSWNTSDSATNTISGTSMATPHVAGAAAVYLAGNPTATPAQVSTALTTAATPNVVTNPGSGSPNRLLYVGGGTTTPPGPKFENTADYAIADNATVESPVTVSGVSGNAPAALQVPVNIVHTYIGDLQIQLIAPDGSAYTLKAFGTGGSSDNINTTYSVNASSEVANGTWKLRVTDNANADTGKIDSWALQF, encoded by the coding sequence ATGTCAGTGATGCGTGGATCACGGCGCCGAACCGCCACCGCCGCGGCCGTCGCCGTCGCCGCCCTCACCCTCGGCTCCCTCTCCACCCTCCCGGCCGCCGCCGCACCGGCCGCCCCGGAAGGCGTCATCGGGAACGCCGGAGCCGAAGGCACGATCGCGGGCAGCTACATCGTCACCCTCGACGAGTCGGCGCAGGCGGAGACCGCCAAGGGCCGGGCCGTAGCGGCCAAGTTCGGCGCGAAGATCAAGCGGACCTACACCTCGGCCGTCAACGGCTACGCCGTCGAACTCTCCGAGGCCCAGGCGAAGAAGCTCGCGGCCGACCCCGCCGTGACCTCCGTCGTCCAGAACCGCGTCTTCCACGTCGACGGCACGCAGCCCTCCCCGCCCTCCTGGGGTCTGGACCGGATCGACCAGAAGGCCCTTCCGCTGAACCAGAGCTACACCTACCCCGACACCGCGGGCCAGGGCGTGACGGCGTACATCATCGACACCGGCGTACGCATCACCCACAGCGACTTCGGCGGCCGCGCCTCCTACGGCTACGACGCCATCGACAACGACAACACCGCCCAGGACGGCCACGGCCACGGCACCCACGTCGCCGGCACGGTCGCGGGCACCTCGTACGGCGTCGCCAAGAAGGCGAAGATCGTCGGCGTCCGCGTCCTCGACAACTCCGGCTCCGGCACGACCGAGCAGGTCGTCGCGGGCATCGACTGGGTCACGCGGAACGCCGTGAAGCCGGCCGTCGCCAACATGAGCCTCGGCGGTGGCGTCGACACCGTCCTCGACGCAGCCGTCCGCAACTCGATCGCCTCCGGCGTCACGTACGCGGTCGCGGCCGGCAACGACAGCTCCAACGCCTCCAACTACTCGCCGGCGCGCGTCACCGAGGCCATCACCGTCGGCTCCACGACCAACACCGACGCCCGCTCCAGCTTCTCCAACTACGGCACGGTCCTGGACATCTTCGCCCCGGGCTCCTCCATCACCTCGTCCTGGAACACCAGCGACTCCGCCACCAACACCATCTCCGGTACGTCGATGGCGACCCCGCACGTCGCGGGCGCCGCGGCCGTCTACCTCGCCGGCAACCCGACGGCCACCCCGGCGCAGGTCTCCACGGCCCTCACCACCGCCGCCACCCCGAACGTCGTCACCAACCCGGGCTCCGGCTCCCCGAACCGGCTGCTCTACGTCGGCGGCGGCACCACCACCCCGCCCGGCCCGAAGTTCGAGAACACCGCCGACTACGCCATCGCCGACAACGCGACCGTCGAGTCCCCGGTCACCGTCAGCGGCGTCAGCGGCAACGCCCCCGCCGCCCTCCAGGTCCCGGTGAACATCGTCCACACCTACATCGGTGACCTCCAGATCCAGCTGATCGCCCCCGACGGCTCGGCGTACACGCTGAAGGCCTTCGGCACCGGCGGCAGCTCGGACAACATCAACACCACGTACAGCGTGAACGCCTCCTCGGAGGTCGCCAACGGCACGTGGAAGCTCCGCGTCACGGACAACGCGAACGCCGACACCGGCAAGATCGACTCCTGGGCCCTGCAGTTCTGA
- a CDS encoding DUF4190 domain-containing protein: MEPNQPPPPPPSPEGGPQQGAWPAPGPYTSPGIPYAAGPYPGAPGGPGGPGAGPYGQPRRTTNGLAIGSLVAGVVCCLPPLGLILGLIALPQIRKREQAGKGLAVAGILLSALSCLLLVIGIATGSFTSAWSGFKKGVDEASRSKSAFSLRTGQCFSVDGELEEYTTDVDIVDCARPHGGEVTGGFKVTGFDAWPGEGAIDKIAVKRCEAINTAYAMDTWAVPSDAGLFYYLPSKQSWRAGDRTVTCAFASEKRPFSGSVRSDASTLDAHQMYFLKTVNPIETVMYREPDDDPDEDFAANKAWAMEQLSTINAAYAGLGRHTWPAAADDELTALRKELGVCSKEWLKLATAADAEAYWKAYDTAWESVPDSAAARTALGLTGTAPEGPGTSA; this comes from the coding sequence GTGGAGCCGAACCAGCCGCCCCCGCCGCCTCCGTCCCCCGAGGGAGGGCCGCAGCAGGGGGCGTGGCCCGCCCCGGGGCCGTACACCTCCCCGGGCATCCCGTACGCGGCCGGCCCCTACCCCGGGGCGCCCGGCGGGCCCGGCGGGCCGGGAGCCGGGCCGTACGGGCAGCCGCGGCGCACCACCAACGGTCTGGCCATCGGCTCCCTCGTCGCCGGCGTCGTCTGCTGCCTGCCGCCGCTCGGGCTGATCCTCGGCCTCATCGCCCTCCCGCAGATCAGGAAGCGCGAACAGGCGGGCAAGGGGCTCGCCGTCGCCGGCATCCTCCTCTCCGCCCTCAGCTGCCTGCTCCTCGTGATCGGCATCGCGACCGGCAGCTTCACGTCGGCCTGGAGCGGCTTCAAGAAGGGCGTGGACGAGGCGTCCCGGTCGAAGTCGGCGTTCTCCCTGAGGACCGGTCAGTGCTTCAGCGTCGACGGCGAACTCGAGGAGTACACGACGGACGTCGACATCGTCGACTGCGCCCGTCCGCACGGGGGCGAGGTGACCGGCGGCTTCAAGGTCACCGGCTTCGACGCGTGGCCGGGCGAGGGCGCGATCGACAAGATCGCCGTGAAGCGCTGTGAAGCGATCAACACCGCGTACGCGATGGACACCTGGGCCGTCCCCAGCGACGCGGGGCTCTTCTACTACCTGCCGAGCAAGCAGAGCTGGCGGGCCGGTGACCGCACGGTGACCTGCGCGTTCGCCAGCGAGAAGCGGCCCTTCAGCGGGTCCGTGCGCTCCGACGCGAGCACCCTCGACGCCCACCAGATGTACTTCCTGAAGACGGTCAACCCGATCGAGACGGTCATGTACCGCGAGCCGGACGACGACCCCGACGAGGACTTCGCCGCGAACAAGGCGTGGGCCATGGAGCAGCTCTCGACGATCAACGCGGCGTACGCCGGGCTCGGGCGGCACACCTGGCCCGCCGCCGCCGACGACGAGCTCACCGCCCTCCGCAAGGAGCTCGGAGTCTGCTCGAAGGAGTGGCTCAAGCTGGCCACGGCCGCCGACGCGGAGGCCTACTGGAAGGCGTACGACACGGCCTGGGAGTCCGTTCCCGACAGCGCGGCCGCCCGGACCGCGCTCGGCCTGACCGGCACCGCCCCGGAAGGCCCGGGCACCTCGGCCTGA
- a CDS encoding glycoside hydrolase family 18 protein, with the protein MRPRAMTKLTFGAAAAATLGLLATLAPTADAHQPSGHKPELKRIGYFTQWGIYGRNFQVKDLETSGTAAKLSHINYAFGVVGPDGKCLMGNAPGSDPWADYVRPVDAATSVDGVGDTADQRLAGNFNELRELKAKNPGLKVMISLGGWSGSAHFSDAVRTDAGRKTLVASCIDTYIKGNLPVDGARGGAGAAAGLFDGVDLDWEWPGSDGAPGNVIRPEDKPNFTKLVREFRTQLDAYGRSLPKAQRKHYELSAYVPTAPAKIDAGFEVAKIMRDFDFVNLQGYDFHVSGEKATAQQSALFAKDDFSVDQTVKAWLRRGAPAHKLVVGMPFYGQGWTGVSGGGDGLGQPATGPAPATWVAGSEDYKYLKKLADSGTYKLYRGYRNGHAWLFDGTNLWTYDDPTVLRTKASYVRQNGLGGAMVWSLDGDTPDGELITAIDRGLTRR; encoded by the coding sequence ATGCGTCCCAGAGCCATGACCAAGCTGACCTTCGGTGCGGCCGCCGCGGCCACTCTCGGTCTCCTCGCCACCCTGGCCCCCACCGCCGACGCGCACCAGCCCTCCGGGCACAAGCCCGAGCTGAAGCGGATCGGCTACTTCACCCAATGGGGCATCTACGGAAGGAACTTCCAGGTCAAGGACCTGGAGACGAGCGGCACGGCCGCCAAGCTCAGCCACATCAACTACGCCTTCGGCGTGGTCGGCCCGGACGGCAAGTGCCTCATGGGCAACGCGCCCGGCTCCGACCCCTGGGCCGACTACGTGCGCCCCGTCGACGCCGCCACCTCGGTGGACGGCGTGGGTGACACCGCCGACCAGCGGCTGGCCGGAAACTTCAACGAACTGCGCGAGCTCAAGGCCAAGAACCCGGGCCTCAAGGTGATGATCTCGCTGGGCGGTTGGAGCGGCTCGGCGCACTTCTCCGACGCGGTGCGCACCGACGCAGGACGCAAGACCCTCGTCGCCTCCTGCATCGACACGTACATCAAGGGCAACCTGCCCGTCGACGGCGCCCGCGGCGGCGCCGGGGCGGCCGCCGGGCTCTTCGACGGCGTGGACCTGGACTGGGAGTGGCCCGGCTCGGACGGCGCCCCCGGGAACGTGATCCGCCCCGAGGACAAGCCCAACTTCACCAAGCTGGTACGGGAGTTCCGCACCCAGCTCGACGCCTACGGCCGCTCGCTGCCGAAGGCGCAGCGCAAGCACTACGAACTCAGCGCGTACGTGCCGACCGCGCCCGCCAAGATCGACGCGGGCTTCGAAGTCGCCAAGATCATGCGGGACTTCGACTTCGTGAACCTCCAGGGCTACGACTTCCACGTCTCCGGCGAGAAGGCGACGGCCCAGCAGTCCGCGCTCTTCGCCAAGGACGACTTCAGCGTCGACCAGACGGTCAAGGCCTGGCTGCGGCGCGGCGCCCCCGCCCACAAGCTGGTGGTCGGCATGCCGTTCTACGGCCAGGGCTGGACGGGCGTCTCCGGCGGCGGCGACGGCCTCGGCCAGCCGGCGACCGGCCCCGCCCCGGCGACCTGGGTGGCGGGCTCGGAGGACTACAAGTACCTGAAGAAGCTGGCGGATTCGGGGACGTACAAGCTGTACCGGGGTTACCGGAACGGGCACGCCTGGCTCTTCGACGGCACCAACCTGTGGACGTACGACGACCCGACCGTGCTGCGCACCAAGGCGTCCTACGTCCGGCAGAACGGGCTCGGCGGCGCGATGGTCTGGTCCCTGGACGGGGACACCCCGGACGGCGAGCTGATCACCGCCATCGACCGCGGCCTGACCCGCCGCTGA
- a CDS encoding GntR family transcriptional regulator has protein sequence MTFGEQPAYLRVASDLREKIANGSLPPHTRLPSQARIREEYGVSDTVALEARKVLMAEGLVEGRSGSGTYVRERPVPRRIARSGYRPASGASSFRQEQAAEGARGTWESRSEQEPASAEVAERLGIEPGERVMRTRYVYRDGGEPMMVATSWEPLAVTGRTPVMLPEEGPLGGCGVVERMAAIDVVVDNVVEEVGARPGLAEELLALGGVPGHVVMVVERTYYASGRAVETADVVVPADRYRLTYHLPVR, from the coding sequence GTGACGTTCGGTGAGCAGCCCGCCTATCTCCGCGTGGCGAGCGATCTGCGGGAGAAGATCGCGAACGGCTCGCTTCCGCCGCATACCCGACTCCCCTCGCAGGCGCGCATCCGCGAGGAGTACGGGGTGTCGGACACCGTCGCGCTGGAAGCCCGCAAGGTGCTCATGGCCGAAGGGCTCGTGGAGGGGCGCTCGGGCTCCGGCACCTATGTGCGGGAGCGTCCGGTGCCCCGCCGGATCGCCCGCTCCGGGTACCGCCCGGCGTCCGGCGCCAGCTCCTTCCGGCAGGAGCAGGCCGCCGAAGGGGCCCGCGGCACCTGGGAGTCGCGCAGCGAGCAGGAGCCGGCGAGCGCCGAAGTGGCCGAGCGGCTCGGCATCGAGCCGGGGGAGCGCGTGATGCGCACGCGGTACGTGTACCGGGACGGGGGCGAGCCCATGATGGTCGCCACCTCCTGGGAGCCGCTCGCCGTCACCGGCAGGACGCCGGTCATGCTGCCCGAGGAGGGGCCGCTGGGCGGCTGCGGAGTCGTCGAGCGGATGGCGGCCATCGACGTGGTCGTGGACAACGTGGTGGAGGAGGTCGGGGCCCGGCCGGGCCTCGCCGAGGAACTCCTGGCGCTCGGCGGCGTTCCCGGCCACGTGGTGATGGTCGTGGAGCGGACGTACTACGCCTCGGGCCGCGCCGTAGAGACGGCCGACGTAGTGGTCCCCGCCGACCGCTACCGCCTCACGTACCACCTCCCCGTCCGCTGA
- a CDS encoding SPOR domain-containing protein, with the protein MTESGPVLAWLVIRQDDNGNRYRVGRYATKDEAQKIADSLDDRGHKQLYSVERIGSPAL; encoded by the coding sequence ATGACCGAGAGCGGCCCCGTGCTCGCCTGGCTCGTCATTCGGCAGGACGACAACGGCAACCGCTACCGGGTGGGGCGGTACGCGACCAAGGACGAAGCCCAGAAGATCGCCGACAGCCTCGACGACCGCGGCCACAAGCAGCTCTACTCGGTCGAGCGCATCGGCAGCCCCGCCCTCTGA